The following coding sequences are from one Musa acuminata AAA Group cultivar baxijiao chromosome BXJ1-6, Cavendish_Baxijiao_AAA, whole genome shotgun sequence window:
- the LOC135583707 gene encoding 2-oxoglutarate-Fe(II) type oxidoreductase hxnY-like isoform X2, with product MASCAPASHTTSLDCISLSEPDINKSVTLLKQACLDSGFFYVIDHGISQEFMDEVFAQSKKFFDLPIDDKMKLLRNEKHRGYTPILDETLDPDHQINGDYKEGYYIGVEIHEDDPQAEKPFYGPNLWPSADILPRWRETMERYHKEALRVARAVARIIALALDLDAGFFDKPEMLGEAIATLRLLHYEGKISNPDKGVFGAGAHSDYGLITLLATDDVAGLQICKDRDAKPQVWEYVAPVKGGFIVNLGDMLERWSNCIFRSTIHRVVLDGRERYSIAYFVEPSHECLVECLPTCKSETNPPKFPAVTCSAYLLQRYKDTHADLSTYDLVNSSKAVA from the exons GCATGCCTAGATTCTGGGTTTTTTTATGTCATCGACCATGGAATTAGCCAAGAGTTTATGGATGAAGTTTTTGCCCAAAGCAAGAAATTTTTTGATCTGCCAATAGACGATAAAATGAAGCTGCTTAGAAATGAGAAACATCGAGGTTATACACCTATTCTAGATGAGACTCTGGACCCAGATCATCAGATAAATG GTGATTATAAGGAGGGATATTATATTGGCGTTGAAATACATGAAGATGATCCACAAGCAGAAAAACCATTTTATGGACCAAATCTGTGGCCATCTGCAG ATATTTTACCGAGATGGAGGGAAACCATGGAGCGATATCATAAGGAGGCATT GAGAGTCGCCAGAGCTGTTGCTAGAATTATAGCACTTGCACTTGACTTAGATGCCGGCTTCTTTGATAAGCCAGAAATGCTTGGAGAGGCTATTGCAACGTTGCGACTCCTACACTATGAAG gtaaaattTCAAATCCTGATAAAGGTGTATTTGGAGCTGGAGCACATTCTGATTATGGTTTGATCACTCTGCTGGCAACGGATGATGTAGCAGGGCTACAA ATATGCAAGGATAGAGATGCTAAACCTCAAGTATGGGAATATGTGGCACCAGTGAAGGG AGGCTTCATAGTTAATCTTGGTGACATGCTGGAACGTTGGAGTAATTGCATTTTCAG GTCCACGATCCACAGAGTAGTTCTGGATGGAAGAGAGCGCTATTCC ATTGCTTACTTTGTGGAGCCAAGCCATGAGTGTCTGGTTGAGTGTTTGCCAACTTGCAAGTCCGAGACAAATCCGCCAAA GTTCCCTGCAGTGACTTGTTCAGCATACCTGCTCCAAAGATACAAAGACACGCATGCCGACCTCAGCACTTATG ACTTGGTGAACAGTTCAAAGGCTGTGGCTTGA
- the LOC135583707 gene encoding 2-oxoglutarate-Fe(II) type oxidoreductase hxnY-like isoform X1, with amino-acid sequence MASCAPASHTTSLDCISLSEPDINKSVTLLKQACLDSGFFYVIDHGISQEFMDEVFAQSKKFFDLPIDDKMKLLRNEKHRGYTPILDETLDPDHQINGDYKEGYYIGVEIHEDDPQAEKPFYGPNLWPSADILPRWRETMERYHKEALRVARAVARIIALALDLDAGFFDKPEMLGEAIATLRLLHYEGANQFTGKISNPDKGVFGAGAHSDYGLITLLATDDVAGLQICKDRDAKPQVWEYVAPVKGGFIVNLGDMLERWSNCIFRSTIHRVVLDGRERYSIAYFVEPSHECLVECLPTCKSETNPPKFPAVTCSAYLLQRYKDTHADLSTYDLVNSSKAVA; translated from the exons GCATGCCTAGATTCTGGGTTTTTTTATGTCATCGACCATGGAATTAGCCAAGAGTTTATGGATGAAGTTTTTGCCCAAAGCAAGAAATTTTTTGATCTGCCAATAGACGATAAAATGAAGCTGCTTAGAAATGAGAAACATCGAGGTTATACACCTATTCTAGATGAGACTCTGGACCCAGATCATCAGATAAATG GTGATTATAAGGAGGGATATTATATTGGCGTTGAAATACATGAAGATGATCCACAAGCAGAAAAACCATTTTATGGACCAAATCTGTGGCCATCTGCAG ATATTTTACCGAGATGGAGGGAAACCATGGAGCGATATCATAAGGAGGCATT GAGAGTCGCCAGAGCTGTTGCTAGAATTATAGCACTTGCACTTGACTTAGATGCCGGCTTCTTTGATAAGCCAGAAATGCTTGGAGAGGCTATTGCAACGTTGCGACTCCTACACTATGAAGGTGCAAACCAATTTACAG gtaaaattTCAAATCCTGATAAAGGTGTATTTGGAGCTGGAGCACATTCTGATTATGGTTTGATCACTCTGCTGGCAACGGATGATGTAGCAGGGCTACAA ATATGCAAGGATAGAGATGCTAAACCTCAAGTATGGGAATATGTGGCACCAGTGAAGGG AGGCTTCATAGTTAATCTTGGTGACATGCTGGAACGTTGGAGTAATTGCATTTTCAG GTCCACGATCCACAGAGTAGTTCTGGATGGAAGAGAGCGCTATTCC ATTGCTTACTTTGTGGAGCCAAGCCATGAGTGTCTGGTTGAGTGTTTGCCAACTTGCAAGTCCGAGACAAATCCGCCAAA GTTCCCTGCAGTGACTTGTTCAGCATACCTGCTCCAAAGATACAAAGACACGCATGCCGACCTCAGCACTTATG ACTTGGTGAACAGTTCAAAGGCTGTGGCTTGA
- the LOC135676313 gene encoding protein DETOXIFICATION 52-like, which translates to MCNTNTTTAAPASMASPDDKNPLLSPGHIYLTLLPLPKASGLGDKAQALKSFASQPAQKPSIAAPASPNQQLLLRLPSPSETLKEAGSLFRLSFPIALTALLLYSRSVLSMLFLGSLGDLPLAAGSLAIAFANITGYSVLSGLSLGMEPLCSQAFGANQPRLLSLTLYRTVLFLLCSSLPIALLWLYMSRILLFLGQDPDITALAQTFLLFSLPDLLSFSLIHPIRIYLRSQGVTRPLTAAAAFAAALHLPANYLLVIRLHLGAPGVAAAAAASNLALLLCLLPHVPRGPTAECLGGWGPLARLAAPSCASVCLEWWWYELMILLCGLLPDPRPAVASMGVLIQTTALVYVFPSSLGIGVSTRVGNELGANRPSRARVSAAVSVLLAAVMGLAAMVFAAGVRERWGRMFTHDSEILRMTAAALPVVGLCELGNCPQTVGCGVLRGSARPARAAHVNLGAFYLVGTPVAVGLGFWLGLGFVGLWMGLLAAQVCCAGLMLHAVGTTDWEAQARRAQVLTCTGLPPPESAAVTVVKVEGEEEAAKLVEKEGSKGVICCYEPLVSIKVCDVER; encoded by the coding sequence ATGTGCAACACGAACACCACGACCGCCGCCCCCGCCTCCATGGCGTCCCCCGACGACAAGAACCCCTTGCTATCTCCCGGCCATATCTATCTCACGCTCCTTCCACTCCCCAAAGCATCTGGGCTTGGTGATAAAGCCCAGGCTTTGAAGTCATTTGCATCTCAGCCAGCACAAAAGCCGTCCATCGCCGCTCCCGCCTCCCCGAACCAGCAGTTGCTGCTTCGCTTGCCGTCGCCGTCGGAGACGTTGAAGGAGGCCGGCTCCCTCTTCCGCCTCTCCTTCCCCATTGCGCTGACGGCGCTGCTCCTCTACTCACGCTCCGTCCTCTCCATGCTCTTCCTCGGTTCCCTCGGCGACCTCCCCCTTGCCGCCGGCTCGCTCGCCATCGCCTTCGCCAACATCACCGGCTACTCCGTGCTTTCCGGGCTGTCCCTCGGCATGGAGCCCCTCTGCTCCCAGGCCTTCGGCGCTAACCAGCCTCGCCTCCTCTCGCTAACCCTTTACCGCACCGTACTCTTCCTCCTCTGTTCCTCCCTGCCCATCGCTCTGCTCTGGCTTTACATGTCCagaatcctcctcttcctcgGCCAGGACCCCGACATCACCGCCCTCGCCCAGACCTTCCTCCTTTTCTCCCTCCCGGAcctcctctccttctccctcATCCACCCCATCCGGATCTACCTCCGCTCCCAGGGCGTCACGCGGCCgctcaccgccgccgccgccttcgccgCCGCCCTCCATCTCCCTGCCAACTACCTCCTCGTCATCCGCCTCCACCTTGGCGCGCCTGgcgttgctgctgctgccgcggCCTCCAACCTCGccctcctcctctgcctccttCCCCACGTGCCCCGCGGGCCCACCGCAGAGTGCCTCGGTGGGTGGGGCCCACTCGCTCGCCTGGCCGCCCCCAGTTGCGCCTCCGTCTGCCTCGAATGGTGGTGGTATGAGCTCATGATCCTCCTCTGCGGCCTCCTCCCGGACCCCAGGCCCGCCGTCGCCTCCATGGGCGTCCTCATCCAGACAACCGCCCTCGTCTACGTCTTCCCCTCGTCGCTCGGCATCGGCGTCTCCACGCGCGTCGGCAACGAGCTTGGCGCCAACCGTCCGTCTCGGGCCCGGGTTTCGGCTGCCGTCTCCGTTCTCCTGGCCGCCGTTATGGGCCTCGCCGCCATGGTATTCGCCGCTGGCGTGAGGGAACGCTGGGGACGGATGTTCACCCACGACAGCGAGATCCTGCGGATGACAGCGGCGGCGCTGCCAGTCGTCGGCCTGTGCGAGCTCGGCAACTGCCCGCAGACCGTGGGCTGCGGCGTGCTCCGCGGCAGCGCGAGGCCCGCCCGCGCAGCCCACGTCAACCTCGGAGCGTTCTACCTCGTCGGGACCCCCGTCGCAGTCGGCCTTGGCTTCTGGCTCGGGTTGGGCTTCGTCGGGCTCTGGATGGGCCTCCTCGCGGCCCAAGTCTGCTGCGCGGGACTCATGCTGCACGCGGTGGGGACTACCGACTGGGAGGCGCAGGCCCGGCGGGCTCAGGTGCTGACGTGCACCGGCCTGCCGCCGCCCGAGTCGGCGGCCGTGACGGTGGTGAAGGTTGAAGGGGAAGAGGAAGCGGCGAAGCTGGTGGAGAAGGAGGGCTCCAAAGGCGTGATCTGCTGCTACGAGCCTCTGGTTTCGATTAAGGTGTGTGATGTCGAAAGGTGA